A genomic region of Brevibacillus sp. JNUCC-41 contains the following coding sequences:
- a CDS encoding fumarylacetoacetate hydrolase family protein: MKRARVAYAGAIHPASEYYGQVQLADGRIVNEQDVVWLPPVEPRTVFALGLNYADHAKELAFKAPEEPLAFLKGPNTFIGHRGQTRRPADAAYMHYECELAVVIGKKAKNIKKEEAFKYVSGYTIANDYAIRDYLENYYRPNLKVKNRDTCTPIGPWLVDAEDIPDPSNLAIKTYVNGKLTQQGNTKDMIFGIAELIEYFSSFMTLSPGDIILTGTPEGLADTAVGDEIITEIEGIGKLVNTIVGDDIFTEGGDRPHLKIHN; the protein is encoded by the coding sequence ATGAAGAGAGCACGTGTAGCCTATGCAGGTGCCATACATCCAGCAAGTGAATATTATGGTCAGGTCCAATTGGCGGATGGCAGGATTGTCAATGAGCAGGATGTTGTCTGGCTTCCCCCGGTGGAGCCACGAACTGTTTTCGCGCTTGGCTTGAATTATGCAGACCATGCGAAGGAGCTTGCTTTTAAAGCACCGGAAGAACCCCTTGCGTTCTTAAAAGGTCCCAATACCTTCATCGGCCACCGGGGACAGACAAGACGGCCTGCTGATGCAGCTTATATGCATTATGAATGTGAACTTGCAGTCGTCATAGGTAAAAAGGCGAAGAACATAAAAAAGGAAGAAGCCTTTAAGTATGTAAGTGGATATACGATTGCAAATGATTATGCAATACGAGATTATCTGGAGAATTACTACCGACCTAACCTAAAAGTCAAAAATCGCGATACATGCACCCCCATTGGGCCATGGCTTGTCGATGCCGAAGATATCCCAGATCCTTCGAATCTTGCCATCAAAACTTACGTCAACGGAAAATTGACTCAGCAAGGCAACACGAAAGACATGATTTTCGGCATTGCTGAGTTAATTGAATATTTTAGCAGCTTCATGACATTGAGCCCAGGGGATATCATATTGACAGGAACACCTGAAGGATTGGCGGATACTGCTGTAGGCGATGAAATCATCACTGAAATTGAAGGGATCGGGAAACTCGTCAACACAATAGTCGGTGACGATATATTTACTGAAGGCGGGGATCGGCCGCATCTAAAAATCCATAATTAA
- a CDS encoding solute symporter family protein: MNWTVIILFALMSIGTLFITYFASKKTKTAGSFYTAGGGLTARQNGLALAGDFMSASTFLGLIGAFSLTGYDGFFLMYGALVSFLVVLFLVAEPLRNLGKYTLADMVTTRFKYKQVRGVTAFNTLVISVMYMLGQLVAAGALFKLLLDIPYNISVIIVGIVMLVFVLFGGMTATSWVQIIKAILLIGGVFILFMIVMWKLNFSFIGIFTDMKTATPMGADYLKAGIKYASGWDAASLSLGLILGTAGLPHILIRFLTVPNARVARKSVVWVMWIMGAFHIMVIFLGFGAAKLVGTSNIMAANPAGNMAAPLLAQLVGGDILFAFIAAVSFATILAVVAGIVLTGATAFSHDFYNEILKDGKATEKQQMTMARWASVGVTALAIVLSLGLQEFNVAFLASIAFTLAASSNLPVILLTIYWKKFNKTGAIVGMMTGLIGTLLLVFLSPNVWNPVPGATIMTGDPIFPLNSPGIVSIPLGFLACYLGALFGNRRTGLKTVTKDNYNEILVKSNTGHDVKGVLGH; encoded by the coding sequence ATGAATTGGACAGTTATTATTCTCTTTGCGCTAATGTCGATAGGAACCCTTTTCATCACATATTTCGCTTCCAAAAAAACTAAAACGGCAGGCTCTTTTTATACGGCTGGTGGAGGGTTGACCGCTAGGCAAAATGGACTTGCATTGGCCGGGGATTTTATGTCGGCTTCCACGTTTTTGGGGTTGATTGGGGCATTTTCCTTAACGGGGTATGATGGATTTTTCCTGATGTATGGAGCACTTGTTTCATTTCTTGTCGTGTTATTCCTAGTGGCTGAACCTTTAAGGAACTTGGGGAAATACACATTGGCTGATATGGTGACTACAAGGTTTAAATATAAACAGGTCAGGGGAGTGACCGCCTTTAATACCCTGGTGATATCAGTCATGTACATGCTGGGGCAACTTGTTGCGGCAGGTGCTTTATTTAAGTTGCTTTTAGACATCCCGTATAATATTTCTGTCATCATCGTAGGTATTGTCATGTTGGTATTTGTTCTATTTGGGGGGATGACGGCGACGAGCTGGGTGCAGATCATTAAAGCCATCCTGTTGATAGGAGGAGTGTTTATATTATTCATGATCGTCATGTGGAAATTGAATTTTAGTTTCATCGGAATTTTCACTGATATGAAAACCGCAACACCCATGGGTGCAGATTACCTGAAAGCAGGTATTAAATATGCCAGTGGGTGGGATGCAGCTTCCTTATCGCTGGGCCTAATTCTGGGAACGGCAGGTCTACCTCACATTTTAATACGTTTTTTGACTGTCCCGAATGCACGAGTGGCAAGAAAATCGGTTGTTTGGGTGATGTGGATTATGGGTGCTTTTCATATCATGGTCATTTTTCTCGGATTCGGTGCTGCGAAGTTGGTTGGAACATCGAATATCATGGCCGCTAATCCAGCTGGTAATATGGCTGCACCTTTATTGGCCCAACTTGTGGGCGGGGACATCTTATTCGCATTTATTGCTGCCGTTTCCTTTGCAACGATACTCGCAGTTGTTGCGGGAATCGTTTTAACAGGAGCCACGGCCTTTTCACATGATTTTTATAATGAAATATTAAAAGATGGAAAGGCGACGGAAAAACAGCAAATGACGATGGCTAGATGGGCTTCCGTTGGTGTGACTGCACTTGCAATCGTTTTATCATTAGGTCTGCAGGAATTCAATGTAGCGTTTCTGGCATCGATTGCCTTTACACTGGCGGCTAGTTCGAATTTGCCGGTAATCCTTCTTACGATCTATTGGAAAAAATTCAATAAAACCGGAGCGATAGTCGGTATGATGACAGGTCTTATTGGTACGCTTTTGCTCGTGTTTCTAAGTCCAAATGTCTGGAACCCGGTCCCCGGAGCCACCATAATGACAGGTGACCCTATTTTCCCTTTGAATTCACCAGGGATCGTTTCCATTCCGCTTGGGTTCCTCGCATGCTATTTAGGTGCCCTGTTCGGTAACCGCAGGACGGGTTTGAAAACGGTTACAAAAGACAATTATAATGAAATCCTCGTTAAGTCCAACACCGGTCATGATGTTAAGGGTGTTTTGGGACATTGA
- the hpaB gene encoding 4-hydroxyphenylacetate 3-monooxygenase, oxygenase component, whose protein sequence is MPAKTGKEYIDRVDKAKANVWINGEQVKDKISQHPAFKGVMKSQAELYDLQHDSAKTDIMTYISPTSNERVGTSFMQPRTKGDLEKRRKMIQEWARHNNGMMGRSPDYINSGMMAYGTAADMFGTQDSAFAKNMKDYYELCREKDLSLTHTLIQPQVNRGVSAAKLPDPYIAARIAGKNSEGLIIKGARLLATQGGITDEIMVFPSTLLKQSEEENPYAFAFSIPNNTPGLKFICRESFDYGKSHFDHPLGSRFEEMDTIIVFDDVVVPWNRVFAYGDVGICNQAYNESNAVVHMTHQVVAKNIAKTEFILGILQLMAETINIGQYQHVQEKISEVIIALETVKAFITASEANAKVDKWGMMTPDFTPLNIARNYYPKIYPRFSEIMQLLGASGLMAIPNEADFNSELRPDLDKYLQAANGGAYDRVKLYRLAWDVCMSSFGSRQTLYERFFFGDPVRMASALYNGYDKQEYVDRVKEFLNRTENLAEIN, encoded by the coding sequence ATGCCAGCTAAAACGGGTAAAGAGTATATCGATAGGGTAGATAAAGCAAAGGCGAATGTATGGATCAATGGAGAGCAAGTAAAAGATAAAATCAGTCAACACCCAGCTTTTAAAGGGGTAATGAAATCACAGGCCGAATTATATGATTTGCAGCATGATTCCGCGAAAACTGACATCATGACTTATATTTCACCAACTTCAAACGAAAGAGTAGGGACCTCATTCATGCAGCCGCGGACAAAGGGGGACCTTGAAAAAAGGAGGAAAATGATTCAGGAATGGGCAAGGCATAATAATGGAATGATGGGACGTTCCCCTGACTATATCAACAGTGGGATGATGGCGTACGGCACCGCAGCTGATATGTTCGGCACTCAGGATTCGGCATTTGCTAAAAATATGAAAGATTATTATGAACTCTGCAGGGAAAAGGATTTGTCGTTGACACATACCTTGATTCAACCCCAGGTTAATAGGGGAGTTAGTGCCGCAAAGCTTCCGGACCCTTACATCGCTGCAAGGATTGCTGGCAAGAATTCAGAAGGGCTTATTATAAAGGGAGCCAGGTTATTAGCTACACAAGGAGGAATAACGGATGAAATCATGGTTTTCCCTTCAACATTGCTTAAACAATCCGAAGAAGAAAACCCTTATGCATTCGCATTCTCCATTCCAAATAATACACCAGGGTTGAAATTCATCTGTCGTGAATCATTCGACTATGGCAAATCACATTTTGACCATCCTCTTGGTTCAAGATTTGAGGAAATGGATACGATTATCGTTTTTGATGATGTAGTAGTTCCTTGGAATCGTGTATTTGCATATGGGGATGTCGGCATTTGCAACCAGGCTTATAATGAAAGCAATGCAGTTGTTCATATGACCCATCAGGTGGTAGCGAAGAATATCGCCAAAACCGAGTTCATTCTGGGGATTTTGCAACTAATGGCGGAAACCATCAATATCGGGCAATACCAGCATGTTCAGGAAAAAATTTCGGAAGTCATCATAGCGCTTGAAACGGTAAAGGCTTTCATTACAGCTTCGGAGGCAAACGCGAAAGTGGATAAGTGGGGAATGATGACACCCGATTTTACACCGTTAAATATAGCCCGTAATTATTACCCGAAGATTTACCCTAGATTCAGTGAAATCATGCAGCTTCTTGGAGCTAGCGGCTTAATGGCGATACCAAATGAAGCCGATTTCAATTCGGAGCTTCGACCTGATTTGGATAAATATCTTCAAGCCGCGAATGGTGGAGCCTATGACAGGGTTAAATTGTATCGTCTCGCATGGGATGTATGCATGAGTTCATTTGGATCCAGGCAAACGCTATACGAAAGGTTCTTTTTTGGGGATCCGGTCCGTATGGCGAGCGCATTATATAACGGCTATGATAAACAGGAATATGTGGACCGTGTCAAGGAGTTCTTGAACCGTACTGAAAACCTTGCAGAAATCAACTGA
- a CDS encoding LysR family transcriptional regulator, whose protein sequence is MDIRQLKYFVTIVQEEQITKAAKKLHMAQPPLSQQLKLMEMEIGEKLFDRNGKKLELTETGKVLYKKAEALLNQFEESLLEVKEVSKGIQGTLSIGSVKTCFSYIPQRMMAFRVKYPDIRFKLMEGDTFRLTEGLINREIELAIVRLPINGKRFSSINLPPEDFVLVTPKEWDIPDSIEFKQIKDYPLLLLHRVSGQGTYELIVDECLRHGFEPKIVCECPDAAMILSLVKEGIGATLMPRTTSKSFSTQGIKIIELIDCEVQSEAALIWLEERYLSKGAVKFLETFSE, encoded by the coding sequence ATGGACATCCGGCAATTAAAGTATTTTGTGACGATCGTTCAGGAAGAACAAATAACCAAAGCAGCAAAAAAATTGCATATGGCTCAACCCCCCCTTAGCCAGCAACTTAAATTAATGGAAATGGAAATCGGTGAAAAACTCTTCGACCGGAATGGAAAGAAACTTGAACTCACTGAAACTGGCAAGGTCCTATATAAAAAAGCAGAAGCTCTATTAAACCAGTTTGAAGAATCACTACTGGAAGTGAAGGAAGTCAGTAAAGGGATACAGGGCACTCTTTCCATAGGGTCAGTAAAAACTTGCTTTTCTTACATTCCTCAAAGGATGATGGCCTTTAGAGTAAAATACCCTGACATACGTTTCAAGTTAATGGAAGGTGATACATTCCGTTTGACAGAAGGCTTAATAAACAGGGAAATCGAGTTGGCCATTGTACGGCTTCCCATTAACGGTAAGCGATTCTCATCGATTAACCTTCCGCCGGAAGATTTTGTGCTTGTCACCCCAAAAGAATGGGACATCCCAGACTCCATCGAATTTAAACAAATTAAGGATTATCCCCTCCTATTGCTGCATAGGGTAAGCGGACAGGGAACTTATGAACTTATAGTGGATGAGTGTCTAAGACATGGGTTTGAACCTAAGATTGTATGTGAATGTCCTGATGCTGCCATGATTTTATCTTTGGTGAAGGAAGGAATAGGCGCTACCCTCATGCCACGAACCACATCCAAATCGTTTTCAACCCAGGGTATTAAAATAATCGAATTGATAGATTGTGAAGTACAATCGGAAGCCGCCCTTATTTGGCTCGAAGAACGCTATCTTTCCAAAGGTGCCGTCAAATTTCTAGAAACATTTTCTGAATGA
- the asnS gene encoding asparagine--tRNA ligase, with the protein MKITIKDARKFVDQEVTIGGWLASKRSSGKIAFLQIRDGSGFIQGVVVKADVGEEIFARAKSISQESSLYVTGVIQKDERSPFGFELQVKDIEIIHESVDYPITPKAHGPEFLMDNRHLWLRSKRQHAVMKIRNEIIRATYEFFNEEGFVKVDPPILTGSAPEGTSELFATKYFDEDAYLSQSGQLYMEAAAMALGKVFSFGPTFRAEKSKTRRHLIEFWMIEPEMAFIEFKENLEVQEQFVSSIIQSVLKNCQLELNTLSRDTSKLEQIQAPFPRITYDEAIKFLHEQGFDDIQWGDDFGAPHETAIAESYDKPVFITHYPTKIKPFYMQPDPDREEVVLCADLIAPEGYGEIIGGSERIHDQELLEQRINEHGLSEDAYKWYMELRKYGSVPHSGFGLGLERTVAWISGVEHVRETIPFPRLLNRLYP; encoded by the coding sequence GTGAAAATTACAATAAAAGATGCTAGAAAATTCGTCGATCAAGAAGTTACCATTGGAGGCTGGCTTGCCAGCAAACGTTCCAGTGGGAAAATTGCTTTCCTTCAAATCCGTGATGGCTCTGGTTTCATTCAAGGTGTGGTCGTGAAAGCTGATGTGGGTGAAGAGATTTTCGCTCGTGCGAAATCGATTTCGCAAGAATCATCCTTGTATGTAACAGGTGTCATTCAAAAGGATGAACGATCGCCGTTCGGTTTTGAGTTACAGGTGAAAGATATTGAAATCATTCATGAATCAGTAGATTATCCCATTACACCTAAAGCACATGGTCCCGAATTCTTAATGGATAACCGCCATTTGTGGCTGCGTTCAAAACGGCAGCATGCAGTCATGAAAATCCGGAATGAAATAATCCGTGCTACATATGAATTCTTTAATGAAGAAGGTTTCGTTAAAGTGGATCCTCCGATTTTAACCGGAAGCGCACCAGAAGGAACGAGTGAGTTGTTCGCGACTAAATACTTTGATGAGGATGCATACCTTTCACAGAGTGGTCAGCTATATATGGAAGCGGCTGCCATGGCACTTGGGAAGGTATTTTCCTTTGGTCCCACCTTCAGGGCAGAAAAATCCAAAACAAGACGACATTTAATCGAGTTCTGGATGATTGAACCGGAAATGGCTTTTATCGAATTTAAAGAAAATCTGGAGGTCCAGGAGCAATTCGTTTCTTCGATCATCCAATCCGTATTGAAAAACTGTCAGCTTGAGTTAAATACACTTAGCCGTGATACATCGAAGCTTGAACAAATTCAAGCTCCTTTCCCGCGAATTACATATGATGAAGCCATTAAGTTCCTTCATGAACAAGGATTTGATGATATTCAATGGGGTGATGATTTTGGAGCTCCGCATGAAACTGCGATAGCGGAAAGTTATGATAAGCCTGTTTTCATTACTCATTACCCAACCAAAATCAAGCCTTTTTATATGCAGCCAGATCCTGACAGGGAAGAAGTGGTACTTTGTGCCGATTTGATCGCTCCGGAAGGTTATGGAGAAATAATTGGCGGTTCAGAGCGGATTCATGATCAGGAATTGCTTGAACAGAGAATCAATGAGCATGGCCTGAGCGAAGATGCTTACAAATGGTATATGGAATTAAGAAAATACGGCTCTGTACCGCATTCAGGCTTCGGTTTGGGATTAGAACGCACCGTTGCATGGATCAGTGGAGTCGAGCATGTCCGTGAAACCATCCCATTCCCACGTCTATTAAATCGATTATATCCTTGA
- a CDS encoding 5-carboxymethyl-2-hydroxymuconate Delta-isomerase: MPHIIIEYTDNIKDEIQIDGLLRKVNDVLISYPSIFPIGGIRSRAIELKHYRVADGTEDDAFVHAILKIGAGRKDSDKTEVCDQLFETMETHLASLFSKRYLALSMELTEFSDSGTYKKNNIHDRYNK; the protein is encoded by the coding sequence ATGCCTCATATCATTATTGAATATACAGATAATATCAAAGATGAAATCCAGATTGACGGCTTATTAAGGAAGGTGAATGATGTACTGATATCCTATCCCTCCATCTTTCCAATTGGCGGCATTCGATCCCGGGCCATTGAATTGAAGCATTATCGTGTTGCCGATGGTACAGAGGATGATGCCTTTGTTCATGCCATTCTAAAAATTGGCGCTGGACGCAAAGACAGTGATAAAACCGAAGTATGTGACCAACTTTTCGAAACGATGGAAACCCATTTGGCTTCCCTCTTTTCAAAAAGATATCTTGCCCTCTCCATGGAACTTACGGAATTCAGTGATTCTGGAACATATAAGAAGAATAATATCCATGATCGATATAATAAATGA
- a CDS encoding 4-hydroxyphenylacetate 3-hydroxylase family protein: protein MMNGKEYLESLRDGRTVFLNGDKVDDVTTHPAYRNSARSIAQLYDALHDPVTARILTAKTDEGHTTHKFFKASKNATELLEARDAIAQWSKLSYGFMGRTPDYKAAFTGSLGPYSDFYKGFEDNAKRWYEKTTRDVPFCNHTIINPAMDRNKPLHENKEVFVRTVEERDDGIIVSGAKMVGTSAALTNYNFVANYSPVDLGEGDRSHALIFFVPMNASGLKMISRQSFEETAAKSGTPFDYPLSSRFDENDAVIVLDHVFVPWENVFAYNNVEIANGFRSKTGWMNRYTFHGCTRYAVKLDFMAGLLMKATEMAGTNQFRGVQANIGEVLAFRNMFWAISTAMATDPMEGPNGTVLPNSTYATAYRVFAPMVWPKVKQIFEQVVAGNLIQLPSSSKDFLNPEVRPYLDKYYKGSGGVSAVERVKLMKLIWDSIGTEFGGRNELYEINYAGNHENIRLETMKMADLNGQSNKFKAFVDLAMDDYDLHGWTNDKWINAYEGINVEV from the coding sequence ATGATGAATGGTAAAGAGTATTTAGAAAGTTTACGAGATGGAAGAACGGTATTCTTGAACGGAGATAAGGTAGATGATGTGACGACGCACCCAGCATATCGCAATTCTGCCAGATCGATTGCTCAACTATATGATGCTCTCCATGATCCGGTCACTGCACGGATTCTAACTGCTAAGACAGATGAAGGTCATACTACCCATAAGTTCTTCAAAGCCTCGAAGAACGCAACAGAGCTGCTTGAAGCAAGGGATGCGATAGCACAATGGTCAAAATTGAGCTATGGTTTCATGGGGCGTACCCCTGATTACAAAGCTGCTTTTACAGGATCATTGGGACCGTATAGCGATTTTTATAAGGGATTTGAAGATAATGCGAAAAGATGGTATGAAAAAACCACAAGGGACGTTCCCTTCTGTAACCATACAATTATAAATCCGGCAATGGACAGGAATAAACCGCTGCATGAAAATAAAGAGGTATTTGTACGTACGGTGGAAGAGCGGGATGATGGGATAATCGTAAGCGGAGCCAAAATGGTTGGAACTTCTGCAGCACTTACGAATTATAATTTTGTCGCGAATTATTCTCCTGTCGATCTTGGGGAAGGAGATAGAAGCCATGCGTTGATTTTCTTTGTACCGATGAATGCATCGGGATTAAAAATGATCAGCAGACAGTCTTTTGAAGAAACGGCTGCCAAGTCAGGCACTCCTTTCGATTACCCGCTTTCCAGCCGGTTCGACGAAAATGACGCAGTCATCGTCCTTGATCATGTATTCGTACCATGGGAGAATGTATTCGCCTATAATAATGTGGAAATCGCAAATGGGTTTAGATCCAAGACTGGGTGGATGAATCGATATACATTTCATGGCTGTACACGCTATGCGGTGAAATTGGACTTTATGGCTGGGCTTCTGATGAAAGCTACGGAAATGGCAGGAACGAATCAATTTAGGGGAGTTCAAGCCAATATAGGGGAAGTGCTTGCCTTCAGGAATATGTTTTGGGCCATCTCGACAGCGATGGCTACAGATCCGATGGAAGGGCCGAATGGCACTGTTCTGCCCAATAGCACATATGCAACTGCATATAGGGTGTTCGCACCAATGGTTTGGCCAAAGGTGAAACAGATATTTGAACAGGTTGTAGCAGGTAATCTCATTCAACTCCCATCAAGCTCCAAGGATTTTTTAAACCCTGAGGTCCGTCCGTATCTCGATAAATATTATAAGGGTTCAGGTGGGGTTTCGGCAGTGGAAAGGGTAAAACTGATGAAACTCATATGGGATTCCATCGGCACGGAATTTGGTGGCAGGAATGAATTATATGAAATCAATTATGCGGGTAACCATGAAAATATTAGGCTTGAAACCATGAAAATGGCAGATTTAAATGGACAATCGAATAAATTCAAAGCTTTTGTGGACTTGGCCATGGACGATTATGACCTCCATGGCTGGACAAATGATAAGTGGATAAATGCATATGAAGGCATTAATGTTGAAGTTTGA
- a CDS encoding XylR N-terminal domain-containing protein has product MTNLLNLKNDDGEIHLNDERMILTSSSIFGTLRKDLIENIGFERMKSFLIRYGWNIGVNDAKKALKGNIPTVKEILRQGPILHMLQGYTKVNTMNLELSMDSQAEVHSVKVEGFWVNSYEAEEHITQTGIAEKPVCYTLTGYASGFYSTVCGHEVIFKESACKGAGQSECRYEGKSIHLWGMEIQDELKYYKTEPIVQELAVTYEKLLEERNSLSKVMDIHNLLTEELINGKSLQSIVRMVYQKTKIPLLMENFNGNQVYHAGFHKGKVREVRNQLKLMRENGPVTLETGRIVKDGMELLYTPITLQNKTYGYCAFVQSDRVEGKTNLEINRMILERVSMTGSLFLLNEKSSFEALERVKGLFLEQILNEEFASREEIIKKSTYLDASLDHPFTIAVLGYRFSSDRGTENDYFIQQKFIEEIYSFFKKRNQVVLTALRDGNIVLLIPLRPGNEFQFLTKECINYLNTVFSGYHFKMGLSTISDELERAHDVFQEALTALNMNEGARDITKFEEVDLLSILMHTGSTPAVLQKAEKMLGPLLMKEDPKMNELLKTLYVFLQCGGNLECSMKELSISMSGLRYRIKKLEELLSCQIRNPKSAFQLYASFETLLKAKMITIG; this is encoded by the coding sequence ATGACGAATCTTTTGAATCTTAAGAATGATGATGGTGAAATTCATTTAAATGATGAGAGGATGATCCTGACTTCCTCTTCAATTTTCGGTACCTTAAGAAAGGACTTGATCGAGAATATTGGATTTGAAAGAATGAAGTCTTTTTTAATACGTTATGGCTGGAATATCGGAGTCAATGATGCTAAAAAGGCACTAAAAGGGAATATACCAACGGTTAAGGAGATACTGAGGCAAGGCCCCATTTTACATATGCTGCAAGGTTATACAAAAGTTAATACTATGAATCTGGAATTATCGATGGATAGTCAAGCGGAAGTGCACTCTGTAAAAGTGGAAGGGTTTTGGGTAAATTCCTATGAAGCAGAGGAACACATCACCCAAACAGGCATCGCGGAAAAGCCAGTCTGTTATACATTGACGGGTTATGCAAGTGGATTTTATTCAACGGTCTGCGGTCATGAAGTGATTTTCAAGGAAAGTGCCTGTAAGGGAGCAGGGCAATCAGAGTGTAGATACGAAGGTAAATCGATACATTTATGGGGCATGGAGATTCAGGATGAGTTGAAATATTATAAAACCGAACCAATTGTTCAAGAGCTTGCCGTAACATATGAAAAGCTGCTGGAGGAACGCAATAGTTTGTCAAAAGTGATGGATATTCATAATTTGCTGACAGAAGAGTTAATTAACGGAAAAAGCCTTCAATCCATAGTGAGGATGGTTTATCAGAAAACAAAAATACCTTTGTTGATGGAGAATTTCAATGGCAATCAGGTTTATCATGCTGGATTTCATAAAGGGAAGGTGAGGGAAGTCAGGAATCAGCTAAAATTAATGAGGGAAAATGGCCCCGTCACTTTGGAAACCGGAAGAATCGTAAAAGATGGGATGGAGCTGCTTTATACTCCCATAACGTTACAAAATAAAACTTATGGCTATTGTGCCTTTGTGCAATCCGATCGAGTCGAAGGAAAAACGAACCTGGAAATCAATCGAATGATTCTTGAGAGGGTGTCCATGACCGGTTCCTTATTCCTCTTAAATGAGAAAAGCAGTTTTGAAGCCCTTGAAAGGGTAAAAGGGTTATTTCTTGAACAAATATTAAATGAAGAGTTTGCTTCTAGAGAAGAAATAATCAAAAAAAGCACGTATTTAGACGCTTCATTGGATCATCCTTTCACCATTGCGGTGCTGGGCTATCGCTTTTCCTCCGATCGGGGGACAGAGAATGACTATTTCATTCAGCAGAAATTCATCGAAGAGATATATAGTTTCTTTAAGAAGCGGAATCAAGTGGTCTTAACAGCATTAAGGGATGGTAATATCGTATTGCTTATACCACTGAGACCTGGAAATGAATTTCAATTCCTAACCAAGGAATGCATCAATTACTTAAATACTGTTTTCAGCGGATATCATTTTAAAATGGGACTTAGCACAATAAGTGATGAATTGGAACGGGCTCACGATGTTTTTCAAGAAGCTTTAACCGCCTTGAATATGAATGAAGGAGCTCGGGACATTACCAAATTTGAAGAAGTCGATCTGCTATCGATTTTAATGCATACTGGGAGTACTCCAGCGGTCCTGCAAAAAGCTGAGAAAATGCTGGGTCCTTTATTGATGAAAGAAGATCCAAAAATGAATGAATTATTGAAAACGCTTTATGTATTTCTGCAATGCGGTGGAAATCTTGAATGCAGCATGAAGGAATTGAGCATTTCAATGAGTGGTTTACGCTATCGGATCAAAAAACTTGAAGAGCTGCTTTCCTGCCAAATAAGAAATCCTAAAAGTGCTTTTCAATTATATGCATCATTTGAAACCTTGTTAAAGGCGAAAATGATTACCATTGGTTGA
- a CDS encoding fumarylacetoacetate hydrolase family protein, whose protein sequence is MAKARVKFKKSDYSEEMEIQSSRYILMNGDKLEVSQINLDNPISGTVYGTLLNYKGSLAALKEKVDHPPYNEPPKGPILYIKPRNTFSSFSNPVPLPSGIPELEIGAALGIVISKTATRVKKEHALDYIEGFTIANDISIPHESVFRPAIRHKARDGFCPIGPWVVTKESISNPDSLGIRVYINGELRQENSTANLIRSISRLIEDVTDFMTLSTGDVLLVGVPENAPLAKANDHVRIEIDEIGYLENTIIPEGKLSLEGIL, encoded by the coding sequence ATGGCAAAAGCAAGAGTGAAATTCAAAAAGTCAGATTATTCAGAAGAAATGGAGATACAGTCGAGCCGCTATATTTTAATGAACGGTGATAAGTTGGAGGTATCACAAATCAACTTGGATAACCCTATTTCAGGAACGGTATATGGAACATTATTAAACTATAAAGGGTCATTGGCAGCATTGAAGGAAAAGGTCGACCATCCTCCTTATAATGAACCTCCTAAAGGGCCGATCCTTTATATTAAACCTAGAAATACGTTTTCTTCCTTTTCAAATCCAGTTCCCCTTCCAAGCGGCATACCTGAATTGGAAATCGGGGCAGCACTTGGAATAGTAATCAGTAAAACGGCCACAAGAGTCAAGAAAGAACATGCATTGGATTATATAGAAGGTTTTACGATCGCCAATGATATTAGCATTCCGCATGAGAGCGTTTTCCGTCCTGCTATCCGCCATAAAGCCCGTGATGGATTTTGCCCGATCGGTCCATGGGTCGTAACCAAGGAATCCATCTCCAACCCCGATTCTTTAGGAATTCGTGTATATATAAATGGAGAGTTAAGACAGGAAAATTCAACTGCAAATCTAATTCGCTCCATATCCCGCCTTATTGAGGATGTAACTGACTTCATGACTTTGAGTACGGGTGACGTCCTTCTAGTAGGTGTTCCAGAGAACGCACCGCTGGCAAAAGCCAATGATCATGTCAGAATAGAAATAGACGAAATCGGATATTTGGAAAATACTATCATTCCCGAGGGGAAACTATCACTGGAGGGGATTTTATGA